CTCACTGAGCTCTAAATGGACTGGGTAGTCAGTCATCTGGCCAGGTCACTGTTATGTCCAGGACATGGGCAACTTTGTCAAGGATTTTGCTAAAATCTCAGTCAAGTCTATCAGAAACATTCCCAAGGAACCcggacagaagaggaaatgagctTATGCTGGCATGACCCAGGCAGGCTCTGAATCATCCCTTCCCTCTGTAAATGTCCACAAATCATCCTTTCCATGagacattctagaattttgccagaatCAAAGTCAGGGTCACCAGACTATTTTCCAGTCCTTGAAACAAGGACTCTAACTCTCCCTCAGAAAACCTGTGGGAAGCACCTTTGGAAGACATGATTGTGTTTGTGCAGAGGCTGCCAGGGTCATGAGCTCTATTGCTGCCCCCTTTCTTGGCTTGCTCTTCTTGCTCTGGTGAACTTGCAGTTGTGGTCGAACCTCTGTGGTGTGAGACGGCAAATCCCTGGGGACGGTTTTGTCATCCAAGCTCCTTTTCCAAAAGTTTTTTGATCCAATCCAGAATAACAGGTCATATGTCTGTGGGTGCCTTTCTCATGTAATAAGCCAGCAAAGAGATCCAGTCCCTCTCAACTCAAAACCTTAGCAAGGAATGAAATTTGctcagcaaaataaataaataactgcaTCTTATCAGCCAGAGAGGAATTGTATCTAAGACAGACGCAGGGGAGCAGGATGTATGGGAGCTGAACAAAGGAATCTAGGGAGAGATGGGGAAATGTGCTAGAAGGAGACAGCTGGACAGGCTGGAGCATTAAATACAAGGCTGCTGTTAATGAAAAGCTTTCCAACTCCTTGGCTTTCTGGTGAAAACTACAGTATGCTACTTTGGAGAAGTAACTTTGGGCTAGACTTGGAAGCACAGTCTCGCCTGTGACTGCCCCCACCTGTGCTCCGATTCCATCCTCCTCCCTCACCCCATGGTCCCTTCCCCCCAAGCTTCATTGACCTTTGTAGCCCCAGCCCCACTCTAGACTCTACTGGGCCTTCTTTCTGGACTCCACCCTCTGGGCCCACTGCCTTCTCTATCCCTAGACCCACCATTTAGACCTCTCTTTCCCCTATTTTCTTGCCAGCACCATTCTCTTCCCTTACCTCAGAGTCATTGGAGAAGGTGTATAGGGCCAGGGGCTTCTCTCTCTTCCTGATGAAGGTAATGGCCTCATCGATGCTCTGCACATTTAGGATGGGTAAAATGGGCCCAAAGATCTCCTCCTGCATCACAGGGTCTGTCTCCTTCACATCCACCAGCACTGTGGGGGCTGCCTTGGACCACAGAGGAGACCTTAGTCTGGGACTTTCAGAGGTACCCAGAGTAGAGGGAATGGGGATGATGGGGCATGAAAAAGTGATCAGAGGAGAGACTCGGGGTAAAGCAATGCATTCCATACTATGGAGACACCAGGAGTGTGAGAGTCACAGGGTCCTAATGACACAGATATCAATCAACCTTGACTATATGGCTCCTGTGGAGCTAACAGCATCAAGGACCCTAGCAAGGAGAGTGGGACCACTCACCAATGTAGCGTTCCTCCTCATCTGACTGGCCACCAATGGCTACTTGGCCACTGCCCAACAGGCCTCGGAGTCTTTGGAAATGTTTGTCATTGATGATGCGGCCCAGGTCTGGAGAACTCTGGGGATCCTTCCCATAGAACTGGGTCACTGCATTTTGGAGGGCGGGCAGCAGCTTCTCTTGCATCTGCTGGCTGCACAGGAGGTAGTCTGGGGCCACACATGTCTGTCCCGCGTTGAAGAAACGGAAAAAGGCCACACGGTTGGCCACGTTCTGGGGGTCACAGTTGTCATCCACATAACAGGGGTTCTTACCTCCCAGCTCCAGCGTGATGGGGGTCAGATACTGGGAGGCAGCAGCCATGATGATCCGTCCTACAGAAGGGTTCCCTAAGGTCGCAGAAGAATAATAGACCATTAAGCACCTCTCCGCCTCCCTTCAGACCCAGGAATCTGGGGTTTTCATAGCATCTTAGGCTTTAGAGTTTCAGGGAAGCTGAGAGATCATTCGGTTTCACCCTTTCTAACCTATCTTCTACTGAGTTGCTCTGTTACAGACATGACTATCCCCTCCCCTGAAACTTCAGGGGCTCCCTATTACTTAGGATGAAATACATCCTAGGTCATTTATGGGTCAACCAGACCCATAAAGCTCTCCATCATCTACCTCTAACCTGCCTTTCTACTCATTTCTATTCTCCTCCATGCCTTCTTCCAGTTCAACTCTATAACTGGCATCTCCATCTCTGATCTCCAAACCTGGGCTTGTCAGAAggctctctcttctctgtccagGCATCCCCCTCCTTTGGGACTTCTCTTTGGAGCCCCCTAGCTATTAGCCCTGTTTAGCTTCCtttgtatttgtttgtgtgtatCCTATGCTCCCATCGTCCCCACTGTAAGCTCTCTGAAGGCGGGAGATCTCCATGGAGTTCAGAGAAGTTACAGGAGAAGCAGGATCTGAAGGAGTCATCTGAATTCACATCCAGGTCCTTACCACTAGAATCCCCAAGGGTGAGTCAATCTCTTTTCTCCAAGACCCTGGAGGAATCttggtctgggggggggggatcaaatCAGACCATTCCACACCTCTCAGAGGGGCCCCCTTTCCCCAGGGCTGTGCTGGATCAATGGTGCTAGCTGTGGGGAGGGAAGAGCCTGGAGACCCGGCCTTGGCCCTGACTCTGAGATGTTAGACAATCTCCTTTCCCCTCCAGGTCTCTACTTCCCTAGTTATAAGATGAAGGGGTGGATCAGAGGGTCTCCCACACCAGAGTTCTGTTCTGATCTGGTCAGCAAAACAAGACATGCCCAtcatctgttcccttctctctattcCCATGAACTCCACAAGCATCCAGTCCTTACCTCTAGCCCGGGTCAGGACTGTGACCTCCTAACTAATCTCTCTTTTCCTGCTTCTTACTCTGGTCTACACCCCTGGTTCATCTCCTTCACCCCTCAGTCTTCTCCTTGCCCTATGATGGTCTGCCTCTGAGGCTCCCAAATGAAGAGCAGATTCCTTTGGGATCTTACTGGTGGTCTACACACGCTATGACACATGGAGTTTGGTGATGGTGCATTTTTAACTGACCTCTCCAAACCACATATCCAACTGGGCCTTTACTGTAAAGCTGGACTCACCTGTGAAGAAGATGTAGTCAAATTTGTTCTCTAAGAGGCTGGAGGTCTCCTGGGGTCCTCCCAGAACCACAGAAAAGCAGTCCTAGGACACAGGAAAGGGGGTTCATCTGAGAAAGCCCCAGGTCCAGGGAGATCTGTCAAGACCCCCTACCCTGGCCTGGAAGGCCCCTCCTTCCTAAAGCCCTCAGCTGAATGTTCCCACCAGAAGTCAAACCTAGCCCCCACCCCTGAAATGACCTTGAAGCTACTTTTAGGCTCTCCTGGATTGACTTCTTGGGTTCACAATGGTTCCCTCATCAAATGAAGCCCCTTGGGAGTAGGAGCTATtagatttttgcctttgtatctcctAGAACACCTGTCTCTCACATGGTAGCCATCTAATAAATGCACGGCACTTGAATGACAACTGGATTTTCCACCTGTCTTGGGATGGCTAAGGTGTCTCTTCAGGGCTTGGAGATGGAGAGGGTTAactaggggtgtgtgtgtgtgtgtgtgtgtgtgtgttgactcATAGCCTTGGAAAGCTGAATAAAGGAGAGTTGGGGTTGCAGACTGTGGAAATGAGGGAGCCAAGGCCTTGACTATCAGGTTGGGTTTAAGGGCACAGCCCTGTTGGCCTTCGGTGAGcagtttcatcatttcttcctgGCTTCTTCCCACTGACTCCCCCCCGGCATTCCGAGTAAAACCCAAACCGAGCCCTCCAAGGGCCAAGGACTACGAAGACCCTGGCCTCATTCAGTCCCAATGTTGCCTCAACACCTGATACTGCCTACAGTCCTCCAGGGTCCTTGGAGAGGGATGCAGGAAGCTGAGGGACTTGGGTCTGATTATTTGGGGGGACACCTTAGACTGGCTGACCCCTACAAGGAAGGGGTGCCACCCACAAACCCAGTGACCCCAGTGAGGAGCTGAGTGGGCCCCCAGGTTAGGGCTCTGGCCAAGCCTCCTTCCAGCTCCTTTCCTGGAGTGGCTCATTCTGGGCTTAGAACCTGGAGCCTTTTCAATGCATTGGCCAGTTTTGTGGcctgctcttttctttcttccttatgagAAGGTatgtctgggggtggggggggtggagagggacagagaggaaagtgtaggtgatataaaaaacaatactagtAAAATTTTTTCTGAGTGATTTGAGGACTCAGTTCATTAAACTGTGTTTCTGCGATTGCAGACTCAGGAGCTCCCTCCAACAATAAAGATAGCAGCCCATTCTTACCCACTCTGCCTGGGGACTCTTGTCCAAGCCCTCCCATAAGTGGGTGGCACAGAGTCCACCCAAAGTGCTAGAGACCTTCCTCACTTTCTCTGGAGCCCTCTAGGCTCCCAAGGAAGTGCTCTATTTCCCCTTCATCCTTGCTCTTACCAAGTGAGCAGACCGTCCTCTGGTCACTGAACTAAAtgttagttggttcttgtccttagttatggaagaagaccaaaatgacatcaccacatttcagacaaattgcagtgtgtccgATTGTGGCTGATCACCCCAGGAGGAGCTTGGAATGTATGGAGGCCACCACGGATCGGGCACAAATGgtccatgggaacacctggggtgggtactctgaACTGACGGATGTAATGAATGTATATAAGCCATGAGTTTGCAGAGCCCAGCCCCTGGGAGCCCATGAGCTTGTAGAGCAGACTGGAGTGACATTCTGGGGCCCCACTGggccccccccccagctccccaCAAAGCCCTAGAGGCAGAGCTGGAAAAGTTAGGTCAGAAGCCAGCTGGAACAAGTcactcattttatacatgaggtgACAAGTTCTAGAGAGTAGTGTTCCACAGGacccagagggagggaggagtggGGCtgcaatttgaacccaggaccctGCAAAAATGGAAGGCACTGGAGGCCAGGGCAACCCTGGACCACCCATCTCACCTTGTCCAGGTAGCAGGGCAGCCGCTCACTAATGATCTTCTCCACACTCTTGCTCATTTCCGAAGGTTTTAACACCACACAGTTGcctggagggaggggaggaagaggcaGGTTCAGCCATGGGGGGGCCCATCCAGAGGTCAATTTGTTAGAGAGGTACTCCAGGATCATGGGGCATGTCCCCCTCTTCTCAGGTTCCAGGACCCAGGACCATCAGCACAGCTTTGGCTGGCCTGGAGATCTAACCTGCTCATTCTCACAACTGAACTATAGAGGGCAGCCTTGTCTCTGAGTTCCATGGTCCTGCCCTAGCCTCTATAGACgatcccctctccccccactgCCTCCCACCCCTAGGCTCCCCAGGTCTCTAGGAAAGGGAGGATGCAGCAGGGGGAATAGGCATAGACAGACCTGGGAGGGCATGAATCAGAGGGGCAGAGGAAGGACAGGAAAGGAGGTGGGGAAAGGGATATGGAGTGCGGCCCAAAAGGCCTTGTCATTCAAGTATTTCAGAGATTTCTATTAGATCATATAACATAGAACTAAGCCTTAGAACCCCAAAGGGAGGTTGTTGGGGGGGGGCATTCCCAAGGTCATTTAAGCCCAGCTGCCACCTCAGATGAATGTGGAGGGAACTGAAAGCCAGGAAGGGAATCGGCGTCTTGACTGCTATTCCTGGGCCTTTGGTCTCTGTTGGGTTTGGGGGGACAGGACCAGTGATGTCACAACCTCAGTTGgcttttccttaaaatttttttagccAAACCCTTCCCTCCTCCACTCCTTCATGCCTCTCTGCTCCTCATTAATGGGCTTTAGAGACCCAGGGTAGACTTGTTCAGCCCCTCATGGAAcaggaggaggaaaaaacaaGCCCACAGCAGTCTTGTCCGAGGTCCTGAGGACATTAGGGCTCTCTTAGGACAAGAATTCTGGGTCCCCTCCCTCACAGTGGCTGCTTTCCTTGGCTACCcacttctcctccctctcccttccccacctctGCTCccatcccttctccctccctgccaTTTGGGGAGAAAACAAGTTCTGGCCCAAGCACAGAAGAGCCCAAGCCAAGTGAGGATTCTGGGGTAAAGGGCTAGACCCTCATTCCTTACCTGCTGCAATGGCCCCAACCAGAGGGACCAGAATGAGGTTCAGAGGGTAGTTCCAGGGGGAGATGATAAGGACCACACCATAGGGCTCCCTCCGTATAAAGACCTTGTCCAGTTGGGTGGCCTGACAACACAGGGATGAGTACCAGGGCCCCTGAGCCTAGAGCTCAGCTTGGGGTGGGGAAAGAAACCTCTCTCCCTGCCTcctcccagcccccccccccccccccagtgatcCCACCCTCCCTCCCAGTTAGCCCTGGCTCACCAGGTTTTTAGACACATGTTCATCCTTCATCCAACTGCGCAGGTTGTTCAGAGCCATATTGATTTCACTCTGGCAGATGCTGATTTCAGATATCTCAGACTCAAAGGGagactggagaaggagatggtcCATGGGTTAGACCCAGGTCTTCCCCATGAAGCTCAGGAGCCCCCAAGCCAAAGGGGAGGAGGTACAACAGGTCCCTAAATATCCTTGGCTGATGCTGCACTCTCACATTTTTGGGGCCTGTGCCAGTTAGGCATGGGTTCTACCCAGCTGGAAGGATCTAATTTAGATCCCTGACTTTGGTCTTCTCCATAGGTTGCCTATGGTTCAAGGACCAGCCAGGCCAGTAGGGTTCAGAGTGGCCCCACCCAAGCTGGTCACTGTAGGATCAATATTTTAGCCACTGCTACTTTCAGAAACTATTTGCTAAATCATACTGGGAAAACCCTCCAGCCAGAGGATTACAGCCCTCTGAAGCCTTGGATTGGTCACTCAATAAGGGTTAATAAAgtgtatatctttttttgtttttttgtttttttaggtttttgcaaggcaatggggttaagtggcttgtccaaggccccacagctaggtcattaagtgtctgaggcggaatttgaactcaggtcctcctgactccagggccggtgctctatccactgcgccacctagctgcccctaaagtgtATATCTTTTGCCAGTCTCTGTGCCAAgccttggagatacaaagaaaggtagaaaCAGAGGAAGCCCATGGGGAGAAATGTCAATAATGGGGCACACAAGATGGGTAGAGAATCAATGGAAAGCAGGCCAAGACCCTAGAAAGACACAAGGCAGGCACAAGGGGTGGGgggcaagggaaaggaaacagagaaggcCTGTACAAGGCGGGAGGTGAGTGGAATCTGGAAGAAAGTCAGAGGAGCCGGGAAGCTAGGGTGAAGGCTCAGTCTTAGGGGGACAGCTCATGCCCCAATTTGGAAGGAGCACAGCTTTCTGCATATGGCTTCAAATGAATTTACACTTGAAAGGCTTCCTTTTAGGAATAGGGAGCCATCAATGACTTTTGAGAAGGGAAGTGGCACAGTCAATCTATACCTCTCAAAAAATGATAACAGCTGAGTGGAGGAAGGTTCTGGGAGCCCAGGGCTCAGTCAGGAAAGGAATAGTGTGTGGGGCCTGAACCAGGTGAATGGGAAGGTGGGGATGACTAGGGGAGATGCTATAAAGGTTGGATTAGCAAGTCTTGGTGACTGACTGGTTATGGGAGCTGAGGAAGGGAGAGGCCATGGTCAAGGGTAATTCAAAGGTCATGGACCTGGGTGTGTGGAAGGATGATCATGTgctttaaagaaaaagaggagcTGGAGAGGTGGGTTAAGAGGAAAAGCACAAAGAGAACTATTTTTGTGATGTCACATTTGAGATGCTCATGAAATGTCCAGGGCAGCTGCCCAGAAGGGAACAAAGTTTAGGGAGAGACTAGTACTAAGGGTGTTCATCTGAGAAGCTTATGGGTAGAGATGCAAATGGATCCCATGAACCCTCAGTCACCAAAGGAAATGAGTATGAAGAGGTGGGACCAAGCCTTAGCAAACACCCACAGTGAGAATGAGGGGGATGGATGATgaatcagcaaaggagactgagatgGAGGGGTCAGATAGGCAGGAGGAAAATCAGGACTATCATGGGAAGTCAAAGAAGGAGAGAATAGCCAAGAAGAAggtcgggggcggctaggtggtgcagtgaatagagctctggccctggagtcaggagtacctgaattcaaatccagcctcagacacttaataatcacctagatgtgtggccttgggcaagtcacttaaccccattgccttgcaaaaaaacttaaaaaaaagagctggagGCTGAGAAAAGTCCATCAGCTGTAGCATTTAAGAAATGATTGAtcatcatttgccttgcaaaaaaaaactaaaaaaaaaaagaaatgattgatcCATTTAGGGAGAAAATTTCAGCTGAGTAGTAGGGTTAGATggctaatttgtttttaaaataaatgttaattgatatCTTTTGGCTTTATATAAACTATATTTCCCAATGTCTACCTCTCAGAGAGCCTTGCCATtatggcaaagaataaaaataaggggaaaattcagcaaaactaaccaacacatcaAAAGATGATGTCAACACATCATTACATACAATAGTCTCCCACCTCTacaaggaaggatggaaggaagggaggaaggaagagagggaggaagagagggagggaggaagggagggagggagggaggaaagaagaaagaaagaagagaggaaagaaagaaaaaaggaaaatgtgaaggaaggacGATATCTTTATAACCTAACTGTAAGGAGTATATTCAAAGTGGATGAGCAGCGACGAAGTTAAGGTAGAGATTGCTGACTACTCTCTAAGCACTTAGCCCTGAAAGAGAGGAAGATGATCCCATGAGGAGATTATCACAtcaaatgagagtggggagactTGGGCATGCTGGTGAGTACCACTGGAGCTATGGAAGATGATAGAGAAGGTGATGGATGGGGCAAGCTCCTGGAGAAGATGAGAAAGGACAAAGACATGAGTAGCGAGAGGTGGAAGGGAAGCCTTGTCTAAAAGAATAGGCTGAATGGATGGGGTCAAGAGAAGTCTTGTCTCCAGAGAAGGCATAGTGGAAGGTGTAGAGCCGGGTGAGGCTAGAAAAGAACAAAGCAAAGGTGAGAGTGATCCATGACTCTACTGTACTCCTGCCAGCAGGTGGGGACTATAGATTACAGATCAGGGAGCTATGAGCGAGGTAAAGATCTGGTGATGAGAGGTCCTCACTCTATTAAAGGAAGGGAACAAATTTATGAAATGCCTCATATGGGCCAGGCTCTGTGCTAGGTGGTGTGTTGGATAGGGTGGatgcaggacctggagtcaggaagacttgagttccaaaccagcctcagacacatactagtcaggtgaccctggacaaaatcACTTTACC
The Macrotis lagotis isolate mMagLag1 chromosome 3, bilby.v1.9.chrom.fasta, whole genome shotgun sequence genome window above contains:
- the ALDH3B1 gene encoding aldehyde dehydrogenase family 3 member B1, with translation MNPFADTLQSLRDAFNSGRTRPAEFRAAQLEGLSRFLKENRDALLAALAQDLHKSPFESEISEISICQSEINMALNNLRSWMKDEHVSKNLATQLDKVFIRREPYGVVLIISPWNYPLNLILVPLVGAIAAGNCVVLKPSEMSKSVEKIISERLPCYLDKDCFSVVLGGPQETSSLLENKFDYIFFTGNPSVGRIIMAAASQYLTPITLELGGKNPCYVDDNCDPQNVANRVAFFRFFNAGQTCVAPDYLLCSQQMQEKLLPALQNAVTQFYGKDPQSSPDLGRIINDKHFQRLRGLLGSGQVAIGGQSDEEERYIAPTVLVDVKETDPVMQEEIFGPILPILNVQSIDEAITFIRKREKPLALYTFSNDSEVVHQMLEHTSSGGFCGNDGFMHMTLTTLPFGGVGNSGMGMYHGKFSFDTFSHQRACLLRSSGLEKLNSLRYPPYAQRSLGLLLSTVEISRRSQCTLL